In the Choloepus didactylus isolate mChoDid1 chromosome 5, mChoDid1.pri, whole genome shotgun sequence genome, one interval contains:
- the LOC119534150 gene encoding leptin, whose translation MHCGPLWQLLWLWPYLSCVQAVPIRKVQDDTKTLIKTIVTRINDISHTQSVPSKQRVTGLDFIPGLHPVLTLSQMDQTLAIYQQILTSLSSRNVIQISNDLENLRDLLHLLASSKSCPFPWANGLETLEKLGGVLEASLYSTEVVALSRLQGSLQDMLGQLDLRPGC comes from the exons ATGCATTGTGGACCCCTGTGGCAATTGCTGTGGCTCTGGCCCTATCTGTCCTGCGTTCAAGCCGTGCCCATCCGCAAAGTCCAGGATGACACCAAAACCCTCATCAAGACAATTGTCACCAGGATCAATGATATTTCACACACG CAGTCGGTCCCCTCCAAACAGAGGGTCACTGGTTTGGACTTCATTCCTGGACTACACCCTGTCCTGACTTTGTCTCAGATGGACCAGACATTGGCCATCTACCAGCAGATTCTCACCAGTCTGTCGTCCAGAAATGTGATCCAAATATCCAACGACCTGGAAAACCTCCGGGACCTTCTCCACCTGCTGGCCTCGTCCAAGAGCTGCCCCTTTCCCTGGGCCAATGGCCTGGAGACCTTGGAGAAGCTGGGTGGTGTCCTGGAAGCCTCGCTCTACTCCACAGAGGTGGTGGCCCTGAGCCGGCTGCAGGGGTCGCTGCAGGACATGCTGGGGCAGCTGGACCTCCGTCCTGGGTGCTGA